The DNA segment TATCGCCAAAGCAGCAGAGGTAATCGGGCAGAAATAACTATTGTGAATGGGAGTGGGAGACATGCAAGTAAAAGATATTGTCGATGTAAATACGATTAAAACAGGCTTAGATGTCAAAACAAAGGATGAAGCCATTCGAGCACTTGCCGAGGTTCTTTTAAAGAATGAGTACATCACGGATGTGGACGAATTCCTAAAGGACATTTACGAGAGAGAAGCACAAGGACAAACAGGAATTGGAAACTACATTGCGATTCCTCACGGGAACAGCGCAACAGTGAAAAAGATCGGTGTGGCGATTGGTATTACAAATGAAGAAATTCCATGGGAAACACTTGATGGCAAAGGGGTAAAAGGAATTATCTTATTCGCTGTTGGCAAAGAGAACGAAGGGGCGCAAACGCATCTTAAGTTACTATCCCTGTTTGCACGAAAATTAGGAAACGATGAAGTGATTGAGGCGATGCTTCAGTCAAGCAATGCAGAAGACGTACAAGCGGCTTTATGCAATTAACATCTAAGTAACGACCTAGGAGGATAGATCATGGGCCTTATAAAACAGTTAAATCTTAAAGGGCATTTATTGACAGCGATTTCTTATTTAATTCCAATCGTCTGTGGAGCGGGTTTCCTTATCGCCATCGGTATGGCATTTGGAGGAACGAGCCAGGGTGAATTAGTTCAGGGACAATTTTCAATTTGGGATGCGCTAGCAACGATGGGTGGGGCCGGACTTGGCCTATTACCAGTTGTGATCGCGACGGGAATTTCCTACTCGATTGCTGGAAAGCCGGGTATCGCTCCTGGATTTATCGTTGGTCTTACGGCTAACGCAATCGGTGCTGGATTTATCGGAGGGATTTTAGGCGGGTATATCGCCGGGTTCTTAGCACTCGCTGTGTTAAAACGAGTGATTGTTCCGAAATGGGCAAAAGGCTTAATGCCAACTTTAATTGTTCCGTTCATTACATCCATCCTTGGTGGATTAATTATGGTATACATCATTGGTGTACCAATCACAGCTCTTACTAATTTATTGACTGGTGCATTAAATGGTCTTGGTTCCTCATCCTTACTAGTATTTGGTGGGATTGTCGGGATTTTAAGTGGAGTGGACTTTGGTGGTCCAATTAACAAAACCGTCTTTGCCTTTGTTCTGACGATGCAGGCGGAAGGAATTAACGGTCCAATCACAGCCTTACAGCTTGTAAATACGGCGACACCAATTGGATTTGGACTCGCATACTTTTTAGCTAAAGTGTTTGGTAAAAACATTTACACACCAATGGAAAGAGAAACGTTAAAGTCTGCGGTTCCAATGGGTGTTGTGAATATCGTTGAAGGGGTTATCCCAATCGTTATGAATGACATCGTTCGTTGTGTTATCGCTGTTGCCATTGGTGGTGCAGCGGGTGGAGCCACTTCCATGGTTCTTGGAGCCGATGCGACCGTACCATTTGGAGGCGTATTGATGCTACCAACCATGTCTCAGCCTTGGACAGGTGCTGTAGCCATTTTAGTGAACGTGGTTGTAACAGGTGTTGCGCTAGCACTTATTAAGAAAAATGTCTCTCAAGAAGAGATGGATACACCTAAAGAAGTGGAAGAAGACGATATTGATTTAGACGACATCAAGATTACCTGATACGAATTTTTAGGAGGCTACACCAGATGAAAAAAGTTGAATTCTCACCATCACTGATGACCATGGATTTAGATAAATTTAAAGAGCAAATTACGTTCTTGAATGATCACGTGGATTCTTATCATATTGATATTATGGACGGACATTATGTACCAAATATCACGTTATCCCCTTGGTTTATTGAAGAAGTACGAAAAATAAGCAGCCTGCCGATGTCCGCACACCTTATGGTAACGGACCCGAGCTTCTGGGTGAACCAGCTAGTTGATCTAAAATGTGAGTGGATCTGCATGCACGCAGAAGTACTAGATGGTCTTGCATTCCGCTTGATTGACCAGATCCATGATGCAGGTCTAAAGGCAGGAATTGTGTTGAATCCAGAAACACCAATTGAAACCATTTTTCCTTACATTGAGCTCGTTGATAAAATCACAATCATGACTGTAGATCCTGGATTTGCTGGCCAACGTTTTATTGAAAGTACACTTGATAAGATTGTGGCATTACGTGAATTACGTGAAGAAAAAGGCTATCAGTACGTAATTGAGATGGATGGCTCCTCAAACCGCAAGTCATTTAAGAAAATTGATGCAGCAGGACCTGACATTTATATTGTTGGACGAAGTGGATTATTCGGATTAGATGACTCCATTGAGAAGTCATGGAAGATCATGAAGACGGATTATGAAGAAACAACAGGGAAAGCGTTAGTGTAAGGCAAAGTGGTATAGCCGCTTCGGGAGAATCCCTCCCTTTCCACGGGTACGGCCTCAGCCCCTTCCGCGGGAAAAGCGCCGCTACAGTGTCTTCACCACGCACTGTTTCCGTAGGAGTGTCGGGTTCTCCCTTCGCTAGTTTGATAAACAAAATAAAAAACAGATGATTCAGCAATTGAATCATCTGTTTTTTTGACTTTATCAATAAAGATTTATCAATAATCATAATATATTTATTGATAATCGATAAATAAGGTGATACATTCTTAACAGGTATAAATTGAACGAGGTGAATTCGTTATGAAACGAGAGACTTTATTTTTAAAGGTAGCAATCTTTGTGATTGGAAGTCCGATCCTTGCGCTTTGTCTGTTTTGGGTGCCAGGCATTATTGGTGAGAATTCCATTATTCATCATGATCTGAGTTTGTGGAGAGTCCCTATGATGATTGGGCTGTACGTGACAGCGATCGCATTTTTTATCGCATTGTATCAGGCTTTTATTCTTTTACGCTTAATTGATCGGGAAGAAGCCTTTTCAGAGGAATCAGTCGGTGCCCTGCGGGTCATTATGATTTGTGCCATAACCATCAGTGTGTTTTACCTCTTGGTTTCACCCCTGTTATATGCAATGGCGCAGCTTGAGGATGCACCTGGGTTACTTGCGATTGGACTGGTCATTTTATTTGCTTCCACTGTCATCGCAGGTTTTGCCGCTGTACTTAAAAAGCTTCTGAATCAGGCAATTGAGATCAAATCAGAAAATGACTTAACGGTTTGAGGTGAACAACATGGCAATTATTATTCATATTGATGTGATGCTCGCTAAGCGGAAGATGAGTGTAACAGAGCTTACAGAAAAGGTTGGTATCACAATGGCTAATCTTTCTGTCCTGAAGAACGGCAAAGCAAAAGCAATTAGGTTCTCAACACTTGAAGCGATTTGTGAGGCACTTGATTGTCAGCCCGGAGACATTCTTGAATACAAAAGCGACAAATAATCCAGTGAAGGAGAGAACAAGATGAACGCAACCTTTCAAAAAGTCGAGAGCCAGATGCTGCAAGGCACACTTCAGCTGACTCGTTTTGGGTTTGAACAAGCGATGTCCTGTTTGTTTCCCGTTGTAATCTTTACTTCTCTTGCTTTAACACAAGTCATTCCACTTCCACTCTTGCCTCGCTATGACTGGCTGCTTCTAATTTGTTTAGGTATGCAATGGTGGATGGTGCGAAGTGGGCTTGAAACAAAGGATGAGCTGAAGGTTATTACAATGTTCCATTTGATTGGGCTAGCTTTAGAAGTATTTAAGGTACATATGGGCTCCTGGACTTATCCAGAGGAAGGGTTCTTTAAAGTATTGGGTGTTCCTCTTTACAGTGGCTTTATGTATGCAAGTGTCGCGAGTTACCTTTGTCAGGCGTGGAGAAGGCACGATATACAATTAATCAACTGGCCGACGTTTTGGCTGGTTGTCCCTCTTGCTGCAGGCATTTACTTTAACTTTTTTACACACCATTATTGGCTTGATCTACGTTGGTGGCTATCGGGATGTGTCGTGATTTTGTTTTGGAAATCCTGGGTCGCTTACAGAGTAGGGGATTCTGTCTACAAGATGCCGATCTCTCTATCCTTTGTCTTAATTGGTTTCTTCATCTGGGTAGCAGAGAATATAGCGACCTTTTTTGGCGCATGGCAATATCCAAACCAAACAACTATGTGGAGTTTAGTACATCTTGGTAAAATCAGTTCGTGGCTATTGTTAGTCATCGTCAGCTTCTTAATCGTAGCGACCTTAAAGCTCGTTAAACAAAAGCAACCAGAATAAAACTGGAATGATTTCCTCTGCATGTGACAAACCAACCCATCAAATACTAAATGTACGAGAGGGGTTGTACACAGTGGAGGTTATCACAACTTTGGCAGAGAAACGGCGAGAAAAGCGCTGGAATTTTGAACGGAAGCTCCTTCAAGAGATCTCATTGAAGGAAATAGAAAAGCAATTTCACGAAACATTTGCGAGCCTCATCCCAACTCAGCATGCGAAGCGACCTTTTTTAATTGACCCGAGTCTTGATATTGGCATTGATGCTTACTTACTCGGTGCAAACTATAGTCGATTCCTTCAATACGGTGAAAGTGAGCAACAAGCAAAGTCTCGTGCGGAGGATGAATTAACGGATCTTTCCTTTGACATGTTTAACCTATTAACATGCTGGGTGCACCAGGGTGAACGGTATGGTGATGCATTAGGGATTGCAAGTGACGTCTATGTTGATACGTTATGGCAGCGGGGTTTTCATGCGGGGATGAAACGCTATCGGTTAAAATTACATTAAATCCTTTGAAGTCATGCTCATAATTTGATTCTTGTCCCAATATACTTTAACGGAACGGGACAAGGAGGATGAGGCATGCAGGTTAAGTGGATGAAAGTGATTATTGGATCGTTGCTAGCAGCGGCCCTCTTTTATATCATACAGGACCAGCTTCAAAGTGATCGTTCCATCGGATGGCATATGCCGTTGTCACAAAGAGTTATTGTAATTGATGCAGGTCATGGTGGCATGGACGGGGGAGCAGTAGCTGATTCAGGGTTACTTGAGAAAGAGGCAACCCTTGAGATTGCCAAAAAAGTACGTGACTATCTGCAGGAAGCCGGGGCCATTGTTCTCTTAACAAGAGAAGAGGACACGGACTTAGCGGACGAAGCAACGAAAAAAATCCGTACACGGAAAACAGAGGACTTAAAACGTAGAGTGGAAATCGTAAATGAATCAGATGCGGACTTATTTATCAGCATTCATATGAACGCGATTCCTTCTCCTAAATGGAGAGGCGCGCAGACGTTTTACCATTTATCTAATCCTCAAAACCAAGTTGTTGCGAAGCTCATTCAGGATGAAATGGTGCGAAATCTCGAAAATACAAATCGTATCGCCAAGCCGATTCAGCATGTGTACTTGTTGAAGGAAGCAGAAATTCCGGGTGCATTGGTTGAAGCCGGATTCCTATCTAATCCGGAGGAAGCCGAACTTCTAAACACAGAGGAATATCAGGAAAGTGTGGCAGCATCCATCTACCAAGGAATATTGCGTTACTATTCTGGTGAGGAAGCCCCGAAATAGAGAGCCAAATTGGTTTAAGCCACTTTGGCTTCTATGCTATACTGTGTCTAGAGACAGGTATTAGGAGAGGGGATCAATCATGTTAACAGAATCAGCAATTATGGAAGCGCTAAACCGCGTGAGAGATCGCGATCTGAATAAAAGCATTGTTGAAACAGGCGGCGTTAAAGAAGTCACGATAAAAGAAAACAATGTCAGTTTGAAAATTGCCTTAGCTCGAACAGGAACATCGGACCAGATGGAGATCCAACAGGAGGTTGTCGGAATCCTAAAAGGAGAGGGCGCAGATTCTGTTGGCTTGCGATTTACTGAACTAACGGAAGAGGAAATCCAGGCACAGGGAGGATTTGGTGAAGAGGCGTTTGAAGGTCCAGCTTTGCTTTCACCTGATAGTAAAACGACGTTTATCTCCGTAACAAGTGGAAAAGGCGGAGTTGGAAAATCAACCGTTTCTGTTAACCTAGCAGTATCCCTTACTCGTCTAGGGAAGAAAGTCGGCATTATTGATGCGGATATCTATGGCTTTAGTGTACCTGACATGATGGGAATTGAAGAGCGTCCCGTTGTACATAACGAACGTATTTTCCCAGTTGAACGATTTGGCGTAAAAGTCATTTCAATGGGATTCTTTGTAGAAGATAATGCACCAGTCATTTGGCGTGGACCAATGCTTGGGAAGATGATCAACCAATTCTTTAGCGAGGTTGAATGGGGAGAACTTGATTATTTAATCATGGACTTACCACCAGGTACAGGGGACGTGGCTCTTGACTTGCATACAATGATTCCTCAATCAAAAGAAATTCTTGTCACGACTCCTCATGCAACAGCTGCGTTTGTTGCAGCCCGTGCTGGGACGATGGCGATTAAAACAAATCATCAAATTTTTGGTGTCGTTGAAAATATGGCTTATTTTGAAAGCCAGACTACAGGTGAAAGAGAATATGTCTTTGGCCGTGGTGGAGGAACAAGACTTGCTGAAGAACTAAAAACTGAGGTTCTCGGCCATGTACCGCTTGGACAACCGGACATTGATGAAAACGACTTTGCTCCATCAATCTATGGACCGGAGCATCCAATTGGAATTATCTATACTGAGATTGCTAAAAAGGTGTTAGACAAGCCCCTTCGTTAATAGAAAAAGCAACAAAATCTAATGTGATTTTGTTGCTTTTTTATTATCCTTTTTCTCCGCCTTCTTTTTCGGACGCTTTGTTTTCCTCGGCTATCTTTTTAAGCATTTCATTTAGTTTTTCTTGATAATAAGGGCTTTCAAAATTTTCCTGCATAATGGTATTTAATTGCTCGCGATATTCCTTTGTTTTCATTAATTCTAAAGCTGCTTTTTCCATTTCAGGATCCTTTAATACATCAATCAGCATCGCTTGATATTCAGGATCTTTCATCAGAGCTTTAAGCATCTTTTCATTTTCCTGCTGCATGCTTTGGGCGAAGGTTTTAGCAAATTCGGGATCCTTTAAAATCTCCTGCCAATACTTCTTACCTTCTTCTGAAGTTAACGTATCCTGGATCGTTTTTTTGACCATGTCCTGATCCATGACAAATTCTTCGCGCATATCTTCTTCCGTCATTAGCTCGTGGATCGCTTCTTTTCCTTCATCGGTTTTAAGCATATCCACCATCATTTTCTTTGTTCCATCATAGCTCGGTTGTGATCCCTCACTATTTTGTTGAGCGCAACCAGAAAAAAGTAGAAGGATACCAAGTCCAAGCGCCATGTATCGTAATTTCATCACACATATCTCTCCCTTTTAGGATCTACTATGCTTAATGTGAGAAAAAACAAAAAAGATTATGCATTGGTTACGGATTAGATATGGAAACATTCAAAGGTCGTTGGTACAATTAAAGAAGAGGAGCAACATAGACATTGGGGGATATCGTGTGAATAGCCGTAAAGTCGTTTTTTTATTTTGGAGTACACTGCTAGTTGGAAGTTTAACCGGGGGTGTGGTAGGTAGTATATTAAACGCCGATCGTTTAACCGGCGGGGGATTTGCGAACTTCTTCTGGGGCGCGGTTTGGGCCATTGGGATTAGTGCAGCGTTTAGCTTAATCGCACAAATGGGATTCTTTGCGTATTTAACCTTACATAGGTTTGGTCTCGGCATTTTTAAATCTGTCCGTTTATGGAACCGGATTCAAATGGTCATTATTGCGTTTGTTGTCTTTGATTTATTTTACTTACGTTATGCAGCCTTTGCGGAAGCTGGAGAAAGCATATGGTCCTATATGATCATCCCAGTCTTACTTCTTCTATATGGAATGGTGATTGCTGCACTTAAAGCGAAGGCGACAAACCGTCAAGCGTTTATTCCTGCGCTATTTTTTATCGTTGTGGTCACAACCATTGAGTGGGTACCGGCACTTACGGCGAATGATCCAAAGTGGTTATGGATTTATTTCACACCACTTCTTGCAGCAAATACATGGCAATTGTTAATTTTGCACCGACTGACCGGCACGGATCAAAAGGCATAAAGTTTAATAAGAAAAGCCCGCATATCCAGTTAATAATGGAGAAGCGGGCTTTTGTATTATTCTACTTCTTCACTATCAGGCTCGGCACCAGTCATTAAAGATTCAACAGAGGAGAAGGTGAAGCCGTTGTTTCTTAACTCTTTAATAATCTCGGGAAGTGCATTCTCTGTTTGTTTTGCAGAGTCCGAAGCATGGAAGAGAATCACATCACCTGCTGTTGTTTCTTCTAACACATTCTTAATAATTTGATCTGTTCCAGGGTTTTGATAATCCTTAGAATCAACACTCCAATGAATAATGCTTAATCCTTGCTTGTCTGCAATACCTAAAACCTCTTGATTAAATGCTCCGTTTGGCGGACGAAGAAGAACCGGTCTCTCCTCAGCAAATTCCGTTAACACCTGCTGACCTCTCTGAATGTCCTGACTTACCTTTGTTGCATCCCACGTATCATAGCTTTTGTATTGGTAGCCATGATTCCCAATCGTATAGCCGCTCTCATGAATCTTGCTTGCGAGCTCCGGGTACCGTTCTGCCCAGGAAGCAGAGAGGAAGAAGGTTGCCTCGTCTACCTTTTCATTTTGGAGTGTCTCAAGTATAGGTAGTAATCGTTCCTCGCCCCAGCTCACATTAAATGTTAGAGCAACGTTCTTTTCATCTGTTTCTGATCTGTAAAAGGCTTGCGGTCCGCTATCGGTTGTAAAGACACTCATAGTGTGTCGTTCTAAATAAATCCAACCGGCTGCAAAAAAAGCAGCGACTAATATAATAGATAATGCCTTCCAATTCTTCGCCTGAATAACCCAGATTCCTTTCACCAACCTCGCTCCTTCTCATCGTTTATACTCAATTTATGCGGAGCGGGACAAGATATGAATAAAAAGCGAAGAAATAGAAAAGACTGAATGCTATTGTGTAAGAAGTTATGTCGATGGATGAGGTGCTGTTTATGCTGGGTGTTGTGTTGCAGAGTAAGGAAGCTCAAGAAGTTGAATACTTACTAAAAAGAGAGATGGAAGAAATTCTATTAGATCTATCAGATCCAAGGATCGATGACATCGTCAAACATGTGATGAGAGAAAAGTATCAGCTCATCTATGGTTTATATAAACGTTTTGTCTCACCAAAAGACCGTATTAAATATGCATTAGCCATTGCCGAACGAAAATAATATTATGTTTTTAAAATAATTTTTTGAAAAAACATTGACGGTTTTAATCGGACCGTGTTATATTCTTAACTACCGCCACTGAGACACACATTGTTGGCAA comes from the Alkalihalobacillus sp. FSL W8-0930 genome and includes:
- a CDS encoding fructose PTS transporter subunit IIA; the encoded protein is MQVKDIVDVNTIKTGLDVKTKDEAIRALAEVLLKNEYITDVDEFLKDIYEREAQGQTGIGNYIAIPHGNSATVKKIGVAIGITNEEIPWETLDGKGVKGIILFAVGKENEGAQTHLKLLSLFARKLGNDEVIEAMLQSSNAEDVQAALCN
- a CDS encoding PTS fructose transporter subunit IIC yields the protein MGLIKQLNLKGHLLTAISYLIPIVCGAGFLIAIGMAFGGTSQGELVQGQFSIWDALATMGGAGLGLLPVVIATGISYSIAGKPGIAPGFIVGLTANAIGAGFIGGILGGYIAGFLALAVLKRVIVPKWAKGLMPTLIVPFITSILGGLIMVYIIGVPITALTNLLTGALNGLGSSSLLVFGGIVGILSGVDFGGPINKTVFAFVLTMQAEGINGPITALQLVNTATPIGFGLAYFLAKVFGKNIYTPMERETLKSAVPMGVVNIVEGVIPIVMNDIVRCVIAVAIGGAAGGATSMVLGADATVPFGGVLMLPTMSQPWTGAVAILVNVVVTGVALALIKKNVSQEEMDTPKEVEEDDIDLDDIKIT
- the alsE gene encoding D-allulose 6-phosphate 3-epimerase — translated: MKKVEFSPSLMTMDLDKFKEQITFLNDHVDSYHIDIMDGHYVPNITLSPWFIEEVRKISSLPMSAHLMVTDPSFWVNQLVDLKCEWICMHAEVLDGLAFRLIDQIHDAGLKAGIVLNPETPIETIFPYIELVDKITIMTVDPGFAGQRFIESTLDKIVALRELREEKGYQYVIEMDGSSNRKSFKKIDAAGPDIYIVGRSGLFGLDDSIEKSWKIMKTDYEETTGKALV
- a CDS encoding DUF2975 domain-containing protein is translated as MKRETLFLKVAIFVIGSPILALCLFWVPGIIGENSIIHHDLSLWRVPMMIGLYVTAIAFFIALYQAFILLRLIDREEAFSEESVGALRVIMICAITISVFYLLVSPLLYAMAQLEDAPGLLAIGLVILFASTVIAGFAAVLKKLLNQAIEIKSENDLTV
- a CDS encoding helix-turn-helix transcriptional regulator → MAIIIHIDVMLAKRKMSVTELTEKVGITMANLSVLKNGKAKAIRFSTLEAICEALDCQPGDILEYKSDK
- a CDS encoding DUF817 domain-containing protein → MNATFQKVESQMLQGTLQLTRFGFEQAMSCLFPVVIFTSLALTQVIPLPLLPRYDWLLLICLGMQWWMVRSGLETKDELKVITMFHLIGLALEVFKVHMGSWTYPEEGFFKVLGVPLYSGFMYASVASYLCQAWRRHDIQLINWPTFWLVVPLAAGIYFNFFTHHYWLDLRWWLSGCVVILFWKSWVAYRVGDSVYKMPISLSFVLIGFFIWVAENIATFFGAWQYPNQTTMWSLVHLGKISSWLLLVIVSFLIVATLKLVKQKQPE
- a CDS encoding DUF2521 family protein, which produces MAEKRREKRWNFERKLLQEISLKEIEKQFHETFASLIPTQHAKRPFLIDPSLDIGIDAYLLGANYSRFLQYGESEQQAKSRAEDELTDLSFDMFNLLTCWVHQGERYGDALGIASDVYVDTLWQRGFHAGMKRYRLKLH
- the cwlD gene encoding N-acetylmuramoyl-L-alanine amidase CwlD, whose amino-acid sequence is MQVKWMKVIIGSLLAAALFYIIQDQLQSDRSIGWHMPLSQRVIVIDAGHGGMDGGAVADSGLLEKEATLEIAKKVRDYLQEAGAIVLLTREEDTDLADEATKKIRTRKTEDLKRRVEIVNESDADLFISIHMNAIPSPKWRGAQTFYHLSNPQNQVVAKLIQDEMVRNLENTNRIAKPIQHVYLLKEAEIPGALVEAGFLSNPEEAELLNTEEYQESVAASIYQGILRYYSGEEAPK
- a CDS encoding Mrp/NBP35 family ATP-binding protein; translation: MLTESAIMEALNRVRDRDLNKSIVETGGVKEVTIKENNVSLKIALARTGTSDQMEIQQEVVGILKGEGADSVGLRFTELTEEEIQAQGGFGEEAFEGPALLSPDSKTTFISVTSGKGGVGKSTVSVNLAVSLTRLGKKVGIIDADIYGFSVPDMMGIEERPVVHNERIFPVERFGVKVISMGFFVEDNAPVIWRGPMLGKMINQFFSEVEWGELDYLIMDLPPGTGDVALDLHTMIPQSKEILVTTPHATAAFVAARAGTMAIKTNHQIFGVVENMAYFESQTTGEREYVFGRGGGTRLAEELKTEVLGHVPLGQPDIDENDFAPSIYGPEHPIGIIYTEIAKKVLDKPLR
- the gerD gene encoding spore germination lipoprotein GerD, yielding MKLRYMALGLGILLLFSGCAQQNSEGSQPSYDGTKKMMVDMLKTDEGKEAIHELMTEEDMREEFVMDQDMVKKTIQDTLTSEEGKKYWQEILKDPEFAKTFAQSMQQENEKMLKALMKDPEYQAMLIDVLKDPEMEKAALELMKTKEYREQLNTIMQENFESPYYQEKLNEMLKKIAEENKASEKEGGEKG
- a CDS encoding KinB-signaling pathway activation protein; this encodes MNSRKVVFLFWSTLLVGSLTGGVVGSILNADRLTGGGFANFFWGAVWAIGISAAFSLIAQMGFFAYLTLHRFGLGIFKSVRLWNRIQMVIIAFVVFDLFYLRYAAFAEAGESIWSYMIIPVLLLLYGMVIAALKAKATNRQAFIPALFFIVVVTTIEWVPALTANDPKWLWIYFTPLLAANTWQLLILHRLTGTDQKA
- the pdaB gene encoding polysaccharide deacetylase family sporulation protein PdaB, which encodes MKGIWVIQAKNWKALSIILVAAFFAAGWIYLERHTMSVFTTDSGPQAFYRSETDEKNVALTFNVSWGEERLLPILETLQNEKVDEATFFLSASWAERYPELASKIHESGYTIGNHGYQYKSYDTWDATKVSQDIQRGQQVLTEFAEERPVLLRPPNGAFNQEVLGIADKQGLSIIHWSVDSKDYQNPGTDQIIKNVLEETTAGDVILFHASDSAKQTENALPEIIKELRNNGFTFSSVESLMTGAEPDSEEVE